One Natronolimnobius sp. AArcel1 genomic region harbors:
- a CDS encoding aldo/keto reductase, whose protein sequence is MTHPTSAASSTVSAGDAVIPKLGFGTARMTGKDCQRAVETALECGYRHIDTAQMYDNEAAVGDAIAASDVDREDVFVVTKVHPDNAAFDDVLESTRESLERLGLSTVDLLLLHAPSEEAPLEETLAAMNDLQTDGAVDHIGVSNFSATQLADATELSETPIVTNQVKYHPYYHQDDLLEFCAEHDICLTAYSPLAEGAVAGDDRLAEVGDAHGKSATQVALRWLLQQPPVAAIPKASSRAHIEANADVFEFELSEEEMEAVTAVGDGVWSRLAAKLGLR, encoded by the coding sequence ATGACGCACCCGACGTCAGCAGCGTCGTCCACCGTCTCCGCTGGCGACGCTGTCATCCCGAAACTCGGCTTCGGAACGGCTCGCATGACTGGCAAGGACTGTCAACGCGCGGTCGAAACCGCTCTCGAGTGTGGGTATCGCCACATCGATACGGCGCAGATGTACGACAACGAGGCGGCGGTCGGCGACGCCATCGCCGCAAGCGACGTCGACCGCGAGGATGTCTTCGTCGTCACCAAGGTCCATCCCGACAACGCCGCCTTCGACGACGTGCTCGAGTCGACTCGCGAGAGCCTCGAGCGACTCGGGCTGTCGACTGTGGACCTGCTCCTGTTGCACGCACCGAGCGAGGAGGCACCGCTCGAGGAAACACTCGCGGCGATGAACGACCTCCAGACCGACGGCGCGGTCGACCACATCGGCGTCAGCAACTTCTCGGCGACCCAACTCGCGGACGCGACGGAGCTATCTGAAACACCCATCGTCACCAATCAGGTGAAGTATCACCCGTACTATCACCAAGACGACCTGCTCGAGTTCTGTGCCGAGCACGATATTTGCCTGACAGCGTACAGTCCGCTCGCAGAGGGTGCGGTGGCGGGTGACGACCGCCTCGCCGAGGTCGGTGACGCTCACGGCAAGTCCGCGACACAGGTCGCACTCCGATGGCTGCTTCAACAACCACCAGTCGCCGCGATTCCGAAGGCCTCGAGCCGGGCACATATCGAGGCCAATGCGGACGTATTTGAGTTCGAACTCTCAGAGGAGGAGATGGAGGCCGTCACCGCGGTCGGCGACGGCGTCTGGAGTCGCCTCGCTGCGAAGTTGGGGCTTCGCTGA
- a CDS encoding 2-oxoacid:acceptor oxidoreductase subunit alpha, which translates to MAEDLNWAVGGEAGDGIDSTGKIFAQALSRAGRHVFTSKDFASRIRGGYTAYKIRTAVDDVQSVVDRLDILVALTQRTIDENLDELHEGSAIIYDGERSWEAEIPDEITAVDVPLKSLAEEAGGAIMRNVVALGAACEIADFDVEYLDESLEKRFGGKGSKIVENNKEAARLGQEYVQENYDLDHLGYSLETTDNDYVLLNGNEAIGMGAIAAGCRFYAGYPITPATSIMEYLTGRIEEYGGHVVQAEDELSAINMALGGARAGARAMTATSGAGIDLMTETFGLIATSETPLVITDVQRSGPSTGMPTKQEQGDLNMALYAGHGEVPRFVVAPTTITECFWKTIEAFNLAEKYNTPVFLISDLAMSVTEQTFPPEAFDMDAVEIDRGKLVDDDTVGEWLDSQGRFRAHAATEDGVSPRAIPGTTDGAHMSTGLEHDELGRRTEETDVRVQQVDKRNRKVETAKEEEGWEYREFGNPDSDNLVLSWGSNEGALVEALDYLEEDDIDLRVISVPYIFPRPDLTDEIESAEDVIVVECNATGQFADLIEHDALTRVKRINKYTGVRFKADELAEQITEKLSAEVPA; encoded by the coding sequence ATGGCTGAGGACCTCAACTGGGCGGTCGGAGGCGAAGCCGGAGACGGCATCGACTCGACCGGGAAAATCTTCGCACAGGCACTTTCGCGTGCTGGCCGACACGTGTTCACGTCGAAAGACTTCGCGTCACGTATCCGTGGCGGCTACACAGCCTACAAGATCCGCACGGCTGTCGATGACGTCCAGAGTGTCGTCGACCGACTCGATATTCTCGTTGCGCTGACACAGCGCACAATCGACGAGAATCTGGACGAACTCCACGAGGGCAGCGCTATTATCTACGACGGTGAGCGCTCGTGGGAAGCCGAAATCCCCGACGAGATCACTGCCGTTGACGTACCACTGAAATCGCTCGCCGAAGAAGCCGGCGGCGCAATCATGCGCAACGTCGTCGCACTCGGTGCGGCATGTGAAATCGCCGACTTCGATGTCGAGTATCTCGATGAATCCCTCGAGAAACGCTTCGGTGGGAAGGGATCGAAAATCGTCGAGAACAACAAGGAAGCCGCTCGACTCGGCCAGGAGTACGTCCAGGAGAACTACGACCTGGATCACCTCGGCTACAGCCTCGAGACGACGGACAACGACTACGTCCTCCTGAACGGAAACGAAGCGATTGGCATGGGTGCGATCGCCGCTGGCTGTCGCTTCTATGCGGGATACCCAATCACACCCGCGACCTCCATCATGGAGTACCTGACGGGCCGTATCGAAGAGTACGGCGGGCACGTTGTCCAGGCCGAAGACGAACTCTCGGCGATCAACATGGCGCTTGGCGGTGCACGCGCTGGCGCACGAGCGATGACGGCAACCTCCGGTGCCGGGATCGACCTGATGACCGAGACGTTCGGGCTGATCGCAACCAGTGAGACCCCGCTTGTCATTACTGACGTCCAGCGATCCGGTCCATCGACCGGGATGCCAACGAAGCAAGAACAGGGCGATCTCAACATGGCGCTGTACGCCGGTCACGGCGAGGTGCCACGATTCGTCGTCGCACCGACGACGATCACCGAGTGTTTCTGGAAAACCATTGAGGCATTCAACCTCGCCGAGAAGTACAACACGCCGGTGTTCCTGATCTCCGATCTGGCAATGTCCGTCACCGAACAGACGTTCCCGCCAGAAGCGTTCGATATGGACGCAGTCGAGATCGACCGCGGCAAACTCGTCGACGACGACACCGTCGGCGAGTGGCTCGACTCACAGGGTCGCTTCCGCGCTCACGCCGCCACCGAGGACGGCGTCAGCCCGCGTGCCATCCCCGGCACAACCGACGGCGCACACATGTCGACTGGCCTCGAGCACGACGAACTCGGTCGCCGAACCGAAGAGACCGACGTGCGCGTCCAGCAGGTCGACAAACGCAACCGCAAGGTCGAGACCGCGAAAGAAGAAGAAGGCTGGGAGTACCGCGAGTTCGGGAACCCAGACTCGGACAACCTCGTCCTCTCGTGGGGATCGAACGAGGGCGCACTCGTCGAAGCCCTCGACTATCTCGAGGAAGACGATATCGACCTGCGCGTCATTTCGGTGCCGTACATCTTCCCACGGCCGGATCTGACCGATGAGATCGAGTCGGCAGAGGACGTTATCGTCGTTGAGTGTAACGCGACGGGACAGTTCGCCGATCTGATCGAACACGACGCCCTTACCCGCGTCAAGCGCATTAACAAGTACACCGGCGTCCGCTTCAAGGCGGACGAACTCGCCGAACAGATCACCGAGAAACTCTCCGCAGAGGTGCCAGCATAA
- the mce gene encoding methylmalonyl-CoA epimerase, protein MNTQFDHAGIATDDAVGLAELYTDLLDLEIAHEETFDGMRVVFLDCGNGYFELLEPLEDGTIAQYLDSHGAGIHHLAVATGDIDGALERARASDVRLIDEEPRPGAWGHTVAFLHPADTGGVLLEFVEH, encoded by the coding sequence ATGAACACACAGTTCGACCACGCCGGCATCGCAACCGACGACGCAGTCGGGCTCGCAGAGTTGTACACGGACCTGCTCGACCTCGAGATCGCCCACGAGGAGACATTCGACGGCATGCGCGTCGTCTTCCTGGACTGTGGAAACGGCTATTTCGAACTGCTCGAGCCACTCGAGGACGGAACAATTGCGCAGTATCTTGACTCACACGGCGCGGGGATTCACCACCTCGCGGTCGCGACTGGTGATATCGATGGCGCGCTCGAGCGTGCGCGCGCGAGTGATGTTCGACTGATCGACGAGGAGCCACGTCCCGGTGCGTGGGGCCACACGGTCGCCTTTCTCCACCCGGCGGATACGGGCGGGGTGTTGCTCGAGTTCGTCGAGCACTGA
- a CDS encoding DUF6159 family protein produces MLSNANGTKIGFFGRLKTGWTLTKDSINVIRHHPRLLILPALAGASSLLFFVLFFGPLLIADAFGSGLEYVVLFVLYLLTTFVSTYCSAALVYGTNEAFHGREPSVRDCLSAVSDRTGPILVWSVIAATVSVILKSLEGSDNPVASLLGALFAVGWSIMTFFIVPVIVFEDVAVTSMFTRSGSTFKETWGETLGAGFGITLITTLIGFVFVGGALAISLAVASVVPAPGVVLGVVLVGGALALTYVLGQTIWGVAKTALYVYAVEGTAPSEFDNFDFETLGGRTEQSASTGSRELSPRAD; encoded by the coding sequence ATGCTATCGAACGCAAACGGAACGAAGATCGGCTTCTTCGGTCGGCTCAAAACCGGCTGGACGTTGACCAAAGACAGTATCAACGTTATTCGACACCATCCACGACTCCTGATCCTTCCCGCACTCGCAGGTGCCTCGAGCCTGCTCTTTTTCGTGCTCTTCTTTGGCCCACTGTTGATCGCTGACGCCTTCGGAAGTGGCCTCGAGTACGTCGTCCTCTTCGTGTTGTACCTGCTGACGACGTTCGTCAGTACGTACTGTTCAGCTGCGCTGGTCTATGGGACGAACGAAGCGTTCCACGGGCGCGAACCGTCAGTGAGAGACTGTCTCAGCGCAGTCAGTGACCGAACCGGTCCAATCCTGGTCTGGTCGGTGATCGCTGCAACAGTTAGCGTGATCCTCAAGAGTCTCGAGGGCTCGGACAACCCGGTCGCCTCGCTGCTCGGGGCGTTGTTCGCCGTGGGCTGGTCGATTATGACCTTCTTCATCGTGCCGGTGATCGTCTTCGAAGACGTCGCGGTCACGTCGATGTTCACACGCAGCGGCTCGACGTTCAAAGAGACGTGGGGCGAAACCCTGGGTGCCGGCTTCGGCATCACGCTCATTACGACACTCATCGGGTTCGTGTTCGTCGGTGGCGCACTCGCGATTTCGCTGGCCGTCGCCTCGGTCGTCCCCGCACCGGGAGTCGTCCTCGGTGTCGTCCTCGTCGGCGGCGCACTCGCACTGACGTACGTTCTCGGCCAGACGATCTGGGGCGTCGCAAAGACCGCGCTGTACGTCTACGCCGTCGAAGGCACCGCTCCCTCGGAGTTCGACAACTTCGACTTCGAGACGCTCGGCGGCCGCACTGAACAGTCGGCGTCGACTGGCTCTCGAGAACTCTCGCCTCGAGCGGACTAA
- a CDS encoding 2-oxoacid:ferredoxin oxidoreductase subunit beta, translated as MSSDVRFTDFKSDKQPTWCPGCGDFGTMNGMMKALAETGNDPDNTFVVAGIGCSGKIGTYMHSYALHGVHGRALPVGQGVKMSRPDIEVMVAGGDGDGYSIGAGHFVHAVRRNVDMTYCVMDNRIYGLTKGQASPTSRSDFETSTTPEGPKQPPVNPLALALASGASFIAQSFASDALRHQEIVQEAIEHDGFGFVNVFSPCVTFNDVDTYDYFRDNLVDLEEEGHDPNDYEAAKEVILDSEKEYQGVMYQDENSVPYNEQHGVTEDMSEIPDGAPEDAMDLVREFY; from the coding sequence ATGAGCTCCGACGTTCGATTCACAGACTTCAAATCCGACAAGCAACCAACGTGGTGTCCCGGCTGCGGTGACTTCGGGACGATGAACGGCATGATGAAAGCCCTCGCCGAAACCGGCAACGACCCCGACAACACGTTCGTGGTCGCCGGAATCGGCTGTTCCGGGAAGATTGGGACCTACATGCACAGCTACGCCCTTCACGGGGTCCACGGCCGTGCGCTCCCGGTCGGACAGGGTGTCAAAATGTCCCGCCCCGACATCGAAGTGATGGTCGCTGGCGGTGACGGTGACGGCTACTCCATCGGTGCCGGTCACTTCGTCCACGCTGTCCGCCGCAACGTCGACATGACCTACTGTGTCATGGACAACCGTATTTACGGCCTGACGAAAGGACAGGCCTCGCCAACGTCGCGATCCGACTTCGAGACCTCGACAACCCCAGAAGGACCAAAACAGCCGCCAGTCAATCCGCTCGCGCTCGCACTGGCATCCGGCGCGTCCTTCATCGCACAGTCCTTTGCCTCCGATGCCCTGCGCCATCAGGAGATCGTTCAGGAAGCCATCGAACACGACGGCTTTGGCTTCGTCAACGTCTTCAGCCCGTGTGTCACGTTCAACGACGTCGACACCTACGACTACTTCCGCGACAACCTCGTCGACCTCGAGGAAGAGGGCCACGACCCGAACGACTACGAGGCCGCCAAGGAAGTCATCCTCGACAGCGAGAAGGAGTACCAGGGCGTGATGTATCAGGACGAAAACTCGGTGCCGTACAACGAACAACACGGCGTCACCGAAGACATGTCCGAGATTCCAGACGGTGCGCCTGAGGACGCGATGGACCTCGTCCGCGAGTTCTACTAA
- a CDS encoding DUF6517 family protein, translating into MTLSRRSLLGAGATGAIALTAGCLDFVTGDGPLEFEANQAAPSADALADTGYEESAIEHEAIHEEVDVGIEREVRASLWASLYTKERELQGQTEEAGFFGAVSIPGIEVLGRSFNPLADLDGEELLEELMSQLDDGQEIENIAHEDSFGLEILGDGREVDVFGGEAEYGGETLEVEIMLTSFIHEDDLLVLLGTYPRLLAEESANIEHLLESVEHPV; encoded by the coding sequence ATGACGCTCTCTCGGCGGTCGCTCCTTGGTGCGGGGGCAACTGGGGCAATTGCACTGACAGCCGGCTGTCTCGACTTCGTGACAGGCGACGGGCCACTCGAGTTCGAAGCCAACCAGGCAGCTCCGAGCGCGGACGCGCTCGCAGACACCGGCTACGAAGAATCGGCAATCGAACACGAAGCGATCCACGAGGAAGTCGATGTTGGCATCGAGCGCGAAGTTCGCGCGTCGCTGTGGGCAAGCCTCTACACGAAAGAGCGCGAACTGCAGGGCCAGACGGAAGAAGCCGGCTTCTTTGGTGCAGTATCGATCCCTGGGATCGAAGTCCTCGGTCGCTCGTTTAATCCGCTCGCGGACCTGGATGGCGAGGAACTACTCGAGGAACTCATGTCACAACTCGACGACGGACAAGAGATTGAAAACATCGCTCACGAGGACTCTTTTGGCCTCGAAATCCTGGGCGACGGTCGCGAGGTCGATGTCTTCGGCGGCGAGGCCGAGTACGGCGGCGAAACACTCGAGGTCGAAATCATGCTCACTTCGTTTATACACGAAGATGACTTACTCGTCCTGCTCGGTACCTACCCTCGATTACTCGCTGAGGAGTCGGCAAACATCGAGCACCTCCTCGAATCAGTCGAGCACCCGGTCTGA
- a CDS encoding methylmalonyl-CoA mutase: MFDDDDLEAIREGREQWREETVGPVLERFGERQETFTTDTGGQEVDRLYTPADIAETEYEADLGYPGEPPYTRGVYSTGYRGRLWTMRQYAGFSTPEDTNERYHYLLEEGQTGLSMAFDLPTQMGYDSDDSMAAGEIGKAGVAIDSLADMETVFEGIPLDEVSTSMTINAPASVLLAMYIAVGDQQGVDREQLRGTIQNDLLKEYIARNTYIYPPEPSMRIITDIFEFCAAETPKFNTISISGYHIREAGSTAAQELAFTLGNGIEYVEAAIDAGLDVDEFAPQLSFFFNGHNNIFEEVAKFRAARRMWHDIMTERFDPDDPKSKQLKFHTQTAGSMLTAQQIENNVVRVAYQALAAVLGGTQSLHTNGKDEALALPTEESVRTALRTQQILAHESGAADTIDPLAGSYYVESLTDDVEAEAYDILEAVDERGGMLEAVEQQWVQRQIQDTAFDRQREIEEKERIIVGVNEFEVDEDPEMDVEEVTDEDQQRQIDRLESVRDERDAEAVEATLEALREATRGDDNLLPYIVDAVKAYATVGEICTVMRDEFGEYQPGSAV, from the coding sequence ATGTTCGATGATGACGACCTCGAGGCAATCCGCGAGGGCCGCGAGCAGTGGCGTGAGGAGACAGTCGGACCGGTCCTCGAGCGGTTTGGCGAACGCCAGGAGACGTTCACGACGGATACGGGCGGACAGGAGGTCGACCGACTCTATACGCCCGCAGATATTGCGGAGACAGAGTACGAAGCCGACCTCGGCTATCCCGGTGAGCCGCCGTACACGCGCGGGGTCTACTCAACTGGGTATCGCGGGCGGCTGTGGACGATGCGCCAGTATGCGGGCTTTTCGACGCCAGAGGATACGAACGAGCGGTATCACTATCTGCTCGAGGAGGGCCAGACGGGACTCTCGATGGCGTTTGACCTGCCGACGCAGATGGGCTACGACTCGGACGACTCGATGGCAGCGGGCGAGATTGGGAAAGCCGGCGTCGCAATCGACTCACTTGCGGACATGGAGACCGTCTTCGAGGGCATTCCGTTGGACGAAGTCTCGACGTCGATGACGATCAACGCGCCCGCATCGGTGTTGCTCGCGATGTACATTGCGGTGGGCGACCAGCAAGGTGTCGACCGCGAGCAGTTGCGCGGAACGATCCAGAACGACCTGTTAAAGGAGTACATCGCGCGCAACACCTACATCTACCCGCCGGAGCCGTCGATGCGAATCATCACAGATATCTTTGAGTTCTGTGCCGCAGAGACACCGAAGTTCAACACCATCTCGATTTCGGGCTATCACATCCGCGAAGCCGGTTCGACGGCCGCACAGGAACTGGCCTTTACGCTCGGAAACGGCATCGAGTACGTCGAGGCCGCCATCGACGCCGGACTCGATGTCGACGAGTTCGCACCCCAACTCTCCTTTTTCTTCAACGGGCACAACAACATCTTCGAGGAGGTCGCGAAGTTCCGCGCGGCACGCCGGATGTGGCACGACATCATGACCGAGCGATTCGATCCGGATGACCCCAAGTCGAAACAGCTCAAGTTCCACACCCAGACTGCGGGGTCGATGCTCACCGCCCAGCAGATCGAGAACAACGTGGTGCGCGTCGCCTACCAGGCGCTCGCCGCGGTGTTGGGTGGGACACAGAGTCTGCACACGAACGGCAAAGACGAGGCACTTGCCCTCCCAACCGAGGAGTCCGTCCGCACCGCCCTGCGAACCCAGCAGATCCTCGCACACGAGTCCGGCGCGGCAGACACCATCGACCCGCTCGCAGGCAGCTACTACGTCGAATCGCTGACGGACGACGTCGAAGCGGAGGCCTACGACATTCTCGAGGCGGTCGACGAACGGGGTGGGATGCTCGAGGCGGTCGAACAGCAATGGGTCCAGCGCCAGATTCAGGATACGGCCTTCGACCGCCAGCGAGAGATCGAGGAGAAAGAACGCATCATCGTCGGCGTCAATGAGTTCGAAGTCGACGAAGACCCCGAGATGGATGTCGAGGAAGTCACCGACGAGGACCAGCAACGCCAGATCGACCGCCTCGAGTCGGTGCGGGACGAACGCGATGCGGAGGCAGTTGAGGCGACACTCGAGGCGCTGCGGGAGGCGACACGGGGCGACGACAACCTGCTGCCGTACATCGTCGACGCCGTGAAAGCGTACGCGACGGTCGGTGAGATCTGTACCGTGATGCGGGACGAATTTGGCGAGTATCAGCCCGGCAGTGCGGTCTGA
- a CDS encoding FAD-dependent oxidoreductase, giving the protein MDGTPVTVESVREVGPDTVALDLETPAEFDAAPGQFVLLRAVPGEGAVDDPDDDEVVERHYTLSSPSVGDTFEITVGVDPEGDLSPWLADLEGGETVHIDGPFGTITYDGDEDGDVVAIAGGPGVGPAIAIAEAAHDGGHDAVVIYQDDAPAHEDRLEDLANEGVPVELVAGDDTAALTDAIETHLEEGQVYAFGFDAFVTTVAETIEDAGGDADGAHIENFG; this is encoded by the coding sequence ATGGACGGAACTCCAGTCACCGTCGAATCGGTACGCGAAGTCGGCCCAGACACCGTTGCACTCGATCTCGAGACACCAGCCGAGTTCGATGCCGCGCCGGGGCAGTTCGTCTTGCTGCGTGCAGTTCCCGGCGAGGGCGCAGTCGACGATCCGGACGATGACGAGGTCGTCGAACGCCACTATACGCTTTCCTCGCCGTCCGTTGGCGACACCTTCGAGATCACCGTCGGTGTCGACCCCGAGGGCGATCTCTCACCGTGGCTCGCCGACCTCGAGGGCGGCGAAACCGTCCACATCGACGGCCCGTTCGGGACGATTACCTACGACGGCGACGAAGATGGAGACGTGGTCGCAATTGCAGGCGGACCAGGCGTTGGCCCTGCAATCGCCATCGCAGAGGCAGCCCACGACGGCGGTCACGACGCTGTCGTCATTTACCAGGATGACGCGCCCGCACACGAGGACCGACTCGAGGACCTCGCGAACGAGGGTGTCCCGGTCGAACTCGTCGCGGGCGACGACACTGCAGCGCTTACCGACGCGATTGAGACCCATCTCGAGGAGGGGCAGGTGTACGCATTCGGCTTCGACGCGTTCGTCACGACTGTCGCCGAGACGATTGAGGACGCTGGCGGCGACGCCGACGGTGCACACATCGAGAACTTCGGCTGA
- a CDS encoding GNAT family N-acetyltransferase, with protein sequence MYVRDAKNREEVWLLDHIESMGLDETAFRSRDYVIAVDELSNEKAGFGRIRIHRVSADHEESDEPSEYCELTSIGVLEHWRGQGVGAHVVERLIEYASDEGFDTVYTVTGTGSYLAQFGFRRIDESKLPDPLQKRLADKREGVDPDAVPYAIDVDRFRMPPALREAFKRAPEQPEEVSTDDTPEDFGIDPDSATYKYDTGR encoded by the coding sequence ATGTACGTGCGGGACGCGAAAAACAGAGAGGAGGTCTGGCTACTCGATCATATCGAGTCGATGGGACTCGACGAGACGGCGTTCCGCTCGCGCGACTACGTGATTGCCGTCGACGAACTCTCGAACGAAAAGGCCGGCTTCGGGCGGATTCGGATTCACCGCGTCAGCGCCGACCATGAGGAGAGCGACGAGCCGTCGGAATACTGCGAACTCACCAGTATCGGCGTCCTCGAGCACTGGCGCGGACAGGGCGTCGGTGCCCACGTCGTCGAACGACTCATCGAGTACGCCAGTGACGAGGGCTTCGACACTGTCTACACGGTGACCGGTACAGGTAGCTATCTCGCACAGTTCGGTTTCCGACGGATCGACGAATCAAAGCTTCCCGACCCGCTCCAAAAGCGCCTCGCAGACAAACGGGAGGGCGTCGACCCTGATGCGGTGCCGTATGCCATCGATGTCGACCGGTTCCGGATGCCGCCAGCGCTTCGTGAGGCGTTCAAACGAGCACCCGAGCAGCCAGAGGAGGTTTCAACCGACGACACACCCGAGGATTTCGGCATCGATCCCGACTCGGCGACGTACAAGTACGACACCGGCCGGTAA